A window from Primulina eburnea isolate SZY01 chromosome 2, ASM2296580v1, whole genome shotgun sequence encodes these proteins:
- the LOC140824043 gene encoding uncharacterized protein, translating into MVTNSANAQGENRHNHLRPDIKKDIWTEEEDRILIEAHAEAGNKWAEITKKLPGRTENSIKNHWNATKRRQFSRRKCKTKWPKPISLLQNYIKSLNFEKESSSRSRNTAQTDHKEGLNVSSSRKLETQTELCPVGQMVPEYDFDEIPEFSFDDDHDLIDDRGMESFIGDIQRGHLSEIDDDLCFDVELSFDLHSGAKEVGFFDDRDIELMELIS; encoded by the exons ATGGTCACAAATAGCGCAAATGCTCAAGGGGAGAATAGGCATAACCACTTGAGGCCTGATATCAAA AAGGACATATGGACAGAGGAGGAAGATAGAATTTTAATTGAGGCCCATGCAGAAGCAGGTAATAAATGGGCAGAAATCACCAAAAAACTACCCGGGAGGACTGAGAATTCGATCAAGAATCATTGGAATGCAACTAAAAGAAGACAGTTTTCGAGACGAAAATGCAAGACAAAATGGCCCAAACCAATTTCCCTCCTCCAAAACTATATCAAAAGCCTTAATTTCGAGAAAGAGAGCAGTAGCAGATCAAGAAACACTGCACAAACCGATCATAAGGAAGGCCTGAATGTTTCTTCATCACGGAAGTTGGAAACTCAAACAGAGTTATGCCCAGTTGGTCAGATGGTGCCTGAATATGATTTTGATGAGATCCCAGAGTTCAGTTTTGATGATGATCATGACTTAATTGACGATAGAGGTATGGAGTCGTTTATTGGTGATATACAGAGAGGTCATCTCTCAGAAATTGATGATGATCTGTGTTTTGATGTGGAGTTGTCATTTGATCTGCATAGTGGAGCGAAGGAGGTTGGTTTTTTTGACGACagggatatagagttgatggaATTGATATCTTGA